The genome window TACATTAACACCGGCAGCCGGAACATATAAATTGGATCTCACACCAACCGCTTCTTCGACAACTGTGGGGGCAACTTTGCGATACAACACAGGAGCAGATCCAAATTGTAGCACTTCCGTAACGACACCCATAGTTTTGAATTCCGAAACAGAAATTACTACGAGTTATAGAGCTATAGGATGTAAGCCTGGATATGTGAATTCCCTTGTCGCGAATGCATCTTATACACTCACTGGAACTCTCTCAGCTCCTAACATTTCTCTTGCGAGCGGATCTTATGCTGGAGGTCAAATTGTTACAATTAGCCCACCATCCATTCCCACTTCGGGTTCCAGTATTCACTATACAACGGATGGCTCCGCTCCCAATTGCTCAAGCCCATCGACTCCCAATCCACTATCCGTGAATTCTACTCTAACCTTGCGAGCGATTGCTTACAAAACATCGCCTGAATGGAATGCATCTGCGGAAACAGTTGAAAGTTATACTATCAATGGACAAGTCATTGCTCCAACTTTTTCCGCAAGCCCAGGCTTAGTTGGAGGAATCTATGCAAACGATCAGACAATTACCATGTCCTCAGCAACTCCAGGTTCCGTAATTCGTTATACGATTGGTAATGGCTCACAAGCTGCTCCGACGTGCTCGACTGGTGTGTTATCTTCATCTGTTGCGATTTCAAATAACACGAACAATACGATCAAAGCCATAGCTTGCAAACCAAGCTTTGTCGATTCAAATATTGTCGTATCTCCCACCTACACTCTGAAAGTAGCAACCCCAATTGCAGGTCTTACACCTGGAACTTATACTTCCAATCAAGCTGTCAATTTCGGTTCTGCTACTTCAGGATCAGACATTCGCTGGTCTCTTGGATCGGTACCGAATTGTGGATCATCCTCTGGCGCAGTAAATTTGGCTCAAGAATCTGGTTCTCAAAATTTGCAGGCTATTGGATGTAAACCCGGCTACGAGAATTCTAATCTTTTTTCTGGTGTTTATGAAATGAATGGTGTTGTTGCCCAACCCACAATTACAGGCCCCGCGGGATTGCTAAACCAAGTTACAGTCGGGAAAAATCCTAACCCCGCGATCGGCTTACAGACCGCATGCTATAGATTGGACGGAGCTCCTGAGTGTTCACTTGTTGCAAATGGAGCCGTGAACTCTAAAGGTGGCTTCTGTGCGACAGGCTCTTTTCCTTACACCATCTCCGTTCCCATTTCGGTAACTTCAAACTTTCAAGTGAGATCCTGTTCATCAGGTTGGGACAATTCCCCTATCGCTTCTCTTCCGATCACAATTACCAATACTTTAGGAGCCATTGTATTCAATCCCGATCCATCTATTGAAGCAAACAATACCTATAACATGACCTTGAGTTCGGCAGGATCTAGCAAAATATTTTACCGAATTGATGGAACGAATCCAGATTGTTCTGGCATAGGCTCTATCGAATATACTGCTCCTATTCTTGTAAATCAGGATTCCGTCACTTATCGTGCGATTGGTTGTTCCGAACTCAAAGTCCCAACTCCCTTAGCAATTAAGACTTCTGTCATGAAGGTAGCACTTCCTGTAATCACGACGACTGCGGTCGAAGGTGCAAATAGCAATGTTGTTTTTATACAAGCGACTCAACCCACAGCAGGAGCAACCAATTACTATAGAGTTGATGGGGTAAATCCCAATTGTGCGAGCTTGACTGCGCCTGGAACCAACACTTTTCCTGGGGCAGGCAAAACTTTTCCTGATGGAAGTGCAACAAATTATGATATTAGAATTCTCGGATGTCGAACGAATTTCCAGAGCTCAAATTCTATTTCGAAAAATTTTACTTTTACTACTTCAATACCTTATATCACAACACCAATAGGAACAACAGTTCCAAATATGAGTTCTCTCAACAAGACTACCTTTTATCCTAAATCGAATTCCCCAATTTCTTGGATATGCACAAGAACAGGAGCTGTAGATCCAGCCTGTGGAGCTACTGTGAATACTTGCGCTTCTGGATCGAACCTCATCCAAAATACAAGTGGAGTTTTGTCTTTTAATATGGAATCTAGTATCACAAATCTGAAGGCAATTGCATGTAAGGTGAATTTCATCGGATCGCCAGTTGTTAGCTGGAATTATACATTAGATGAGAATAAATTGAGAATCTATAAGACTACACAGAGTTATACTGGGAATCTAAATGTAGCGGGTATGGATGCAGCATGTGGAAGCGATATAGCGAGACCTTATCTTGGGACAGGTGGACTCACATTTGCTGGGCTTCGAATCGGATTGGGAGGTGCTGGAGATACAAGAACACTGACCAATGATTTTCCCTTGAAAGCAAGTAAGCAATATTTTCGCGAAGATGGCGTCACTTCCATTGGAAGCACAAATGCTGCAAATAATGGTTTTGTCTATCCGCTGAATAATTCTGTTTCACCCACACCGGCTAACGCTAGTGATTTTGCTTGGACTGGAATGGGACTAACCGGATCAATTTGGAATTTATCTGCAAATAATTGCAGTGGTTGGTCTAGCACAGCAAGCAATGGCGCTACTGGAAATCCTTGGCTTTCATCAACTGATTCAACCACAGGCACTAATAAAGCTTGTAGTTCACTTGGCTCATTCTATTGCGTGGAGAGAGAAGCATCGTTAGAGCCCTACTATCGATGGAGATTTGAGAATGATTATCTGAGTTCTACAGCTAATATCAAAACAGGAACTGAGAAAAAATTTGGGAATATAATATTTGAAAAATTTCCAGAATTCAACTCAAACAACAAAGAAGGTTCACGTTCTATTCGTTTTACGGGTCC of Leptospira sp. GIMC2001 contains these proteins:
- a CDS encoding chitobiase/beta-hexosaminidase C-terminal domain-containing protein, which encodes MMSKFSNLTERITIYLTNPIVWIRSLFSFFLLGLFTSNCQLPGLERFPSEMLFLIRNTSNFKISGEILNLKGTGLKISISVSGSTGSLPIEELNLASGTQRFVSNSFYSNQNSYAVEILRNPTDPIQNCETSEGSGIINNADVNSVLISCTDTNTGIAQPTFSLPSGEYPIAQNITIATTTPGASIYYTDNGTNPNCLPIAGNLYTGAIALPQPTLPSINLRAIACKETLSSSISSATYSITNGLLDPPSLSIAPGSFGSSQVLTISAPSSPAGVVIHYTTNGVTPVCTDPIYAGAINIDFSQVLLAISCLPTYSKSSAVGGLYEIIGTTAPPTFSLPSNTYSNDQTLTLSTLTPGATIHYNLSIGSDPAVPTCGSSLYTTGIPITTNDTRIRAIACFPGWADSPPTIVYSYGLRVATPTLTPAAGTYKLDLTPTASSTTVGATLRYNTGADPNCSTSVTTPIVLNSETEITTSYRAIGCKPGYVNSLVANASYTLTGTLSAPNISLASGSYAGGQIVTISPPSIPTSGSSIHYTTDGSAPNCSSPSTPNPLSVNSTLTLRAIAYKTSPEWNASAETVESYTINGQVIAPTFSASPGLVGGIYANDQTITMSSATPGSVIRYTIGNGSQAAPTCSTGVLSSSVAISNNTNNTIKAIACKPSFVDSNIVVSPTYTLKVATPIAGLTPGTYTSNQAVNFGSATSGSDIRWSLGSVPNCGSSSGAVNLAQESGSQNLQAIGCKPGYENSNLFSGVYEMNGVVAQPTITGPAGLLNQVTVGKNPNPAIGLQTACYRLDGAPECSLVANGAVNSKGGFCATGSFPYTISVPISVTSNFQVRSCSSGWDNSPIASLPITITNTLGAIVFNPDPSIEANNTYNMTLSSAGSSKIFYRIDGTNPDCSGIGSIEYTAPILVNQDSVTYRAIGCSELKVPTPLAIKTSVMKVALPVITTTAVEGANSNVVFIQATQPTAGATNYYRVDGVNPNCASLTAPGTNTFPGAGKTFPDGSATNYDIRILGCRTNFQSSNSISKNFTFTTSIPYITTPIGTTVPNMSSLNKTTFYPKSNSPISWICTRTGAVDPACGATVNTCASGSNLIQNTSGVLSFNMESSITNLKAIACKVNFIGSPVVSWNYTLDENKLRIYKTTQSYTGNLNVAGMDAACGSDIARPYLGTGGLTFAGLRIGLGGAGDTRTLTNDFPLKASKQYFREDGVTSIGSTNAANNGFVYPLNNSVSPTPANASDFAWTGMGLTGSIWNLSANNCSGWSSTASNGATGNPWLSSTDSTTGTNKACSSLGSFYCVEREASLEPYYRWRFENDYLSSTANIKTGTEKKFGNIIFEKFPEFNSNNKEGSRSIRFTGPAGMAYDVGGSVDYGAINLGSKFSFTLWIRVDDVAGSYDEKLYTILSNQLNTNGEALGFSLTVNRWNNENRVLHAQFGSGIVKRTVVSNSNAISYDTWTHIAVTVDYTTGIAKLYKNGLPLTLATADTLPVNIPGAQSFRLGTLADYFNYRGYMDDVQYFTKALTDAEVLAIYNSY